A segment of the Lycium ferocissimum isolate CSIRO_LF1 chromosome 10, AGI_CSIRO_Lferr_CH_V1, whole genome shotgun sequence genome:
ATCATCATTCTCCAGATCTATTAGTCCTTCCCAACCTTAATTAATATTTGCactgatttttatttatatattcaaagaagaagaagggcaaaaagtgtaagagcaatggaaataaataaataaagttgcTTTATGAATATAGTGCTGTGAAATCTCTATCATATCAATTTCAAACATAATCATCTAAAAAATACTATTTATGGcaatgttattttctatgagagttgctttctttatttatatattttaggaaGAATCACCACAACATGATaacataaagtataaatatcattacatcaataataaaaatcataatctatagcaaaaatactttaaaaaaaaataaaaatcaaatttatcgCCGGGGCGTATGACTTTATGCTCAGGGCTTACGCTTTTGCGCCCGGGACTTATGCCCAAATTCTAGGGCGTACGCCCTATGGATCTGCGCCTTTCATTTGCGCTCAGAGCGTTTTTAGTATGCCCCGTCTCCGGCCTCGCCCCGAGACTCGCCCGAAAACGAAAACGCCGTTGAAAATAGTGATCCTAATCGCTGGCGCTTCCCTCTTTAATTAACCTTATGCGAtacaaattcaaattaatcgAGGCCCCATTGGGCACAGGAAATAGagtgaaaaaacaaaaacagaaaaacTCACCTACTCATACAATAGCATGTATCAACACTCAAGCCTATCGTTAACAATCCATTAGCTGCATGCAATAAGGTTTTACTTTAGGTTTATAATTTTGTATACAGCTCAATGTGAAATTTGAATGAGATAcatctttcattcttttttaattaaagtttaaataattGAGGTTACACAAAATCagagcaagaaaagaaaaagtggaATCTTCAATCTTCATGCATATGCGTGTTTGGAACATTTTGAGGTCAGCTTTGAGTGGttgattttttcaatttccATATCGATTATGGAGAAATAGAGATTGAAGGTGTTGTCGTGCATTTTGAAGCTAgcaattactccctccgttttaatttatataatttttttattcgtTTGTGTCAAATAGAATGATCACTTTGTAtgtttggaaacaatttacgtttatgcaataatttatagccaaacaaaatatatgtgacccATTTAACAcaacaagtttaaaagtcttctctactttcttaaactctgtgcttagtcaaatgggttcacataaattgaacagagggagtatttaaaTTAAAGGCCAAATAGGTAAAGATTCCTTTAGAACTTTGtattgggcaatttgcacgattgccctaattcgggggtggtctttaatttttggccctcaaattgctggtctttaatttttgccattaGCCTAAAATACTctaaggttctgggttcgaacccttcactcagtcaaaaaaatagtaattcgcaagacagaatttcgtagcaaagttaggcccaTTTgggcaaagttaggccttaatcTTGTAGAATTacagaagaggaaaaaaaatctgccttgcaaaatttcgcaaggcaaaagTTTGTCTTAAGGCAAACTTCTGTCTTCAGGTAGAATTTTCgcgaagccttgccttgcgaaattatctTTTTTACTGAGCGGATATTCAAACGCAAAATCTTGGGATATTTCCGGCCACTCTTTtaagtgaaggacaaaaattaaggaccagcaatttgagggacaaaacttaaaggccGGCGcctttgaaggccaatccgTGCGAAAAAAATGCTTTGTATTCAGATAACCTAATGGGCTATGAGGCTTGGGTTAAGGCAGTTAGGCTGAAAGTAGAATTGGGCCATTTTTTGTTGAGTCCATGTTGGGCTAtctgtttttccctttttccttttcctaaaCTAATGATCTGTTTGGCTACCATAAGGGAATTTGAGTTTTaactagggctgggcataaataccgaaaatcgagaatatgaattagtgtaaattcacttctaatatcatatcaaaaaaatcgaattgaaaaaactgaaaccgaacttcaaaaaaccgaaaggACCggaccgaactagtttggttcggtattcggtgtccaccttcaaaaaatcgaaaccaaaATAGCCGAAttgaagtttgataaaaccaaACCGAAGAACCAAATGCCCACCCCTAGTTTTAACAGCATTTTTTCCTACGTGAGTGTTGTGACTTGTGATGGAGTGATAAGTACTCATTCATTTTTAATCAGATGTCTCGCGAATCTCATTCATTTTTAATCAGATGTCTCGCGAATCTTGGGTATAAAACCACCTTTGTTTGGGAATGCTTTACACCCCAACGTGAGACTTTACGACGCGAATTCAGATATAGTCGAGCTCCAATACGGATACTGAATATTGAGAGGgaaaccacaaaaaaaaaaaaaaaaaaaaaaaaaaagaattggggTGTGGGTAAGAGATATTCCAGAAAAATTAACTCAACTTTTCATACATAGCAAATATATTTTTCTGGTTTTGACAGCTCAGAAAAAAAAACACAGTCCAAAGAATTGAAGATTACAAATCATGAGTTACAAAAAGAAGACAAGACACACTAATAGAAGCCAACACCACAAAAGGAAACACAAAAAGGTAAATAGtacaaatatgaagaaaaaaaagttgataCAATAATTATATGTTAATAATTAGGTGAGATATGAAAGCACCATAATTACTAAAAACCCCATACCAATTTCCATAAATCCCATCCATCTCCTTCTGTCTCCTCCATTACTCTTATCGTTTGCTGCGGTACTTGCTGGTTTTGCATTGGAGTTTCCACTAACTGTATAACAAAATAAAGAGAGGTCAGaaatggaaatttttttttagtactccctctatttcattTTATACAATGGTATTTGAcagaacaaaatttaaaaaggaagaaatactTTATAACACATATCAGAAATACTTCTGGTCTTAATTAAACACAAGATGATATTTCTATAGCTATAACTAGTGGCGGAGCCAAGGGAATTCATCATCTAccatatgtacataaaaaataattttgatcttatatatacagtgtaaATTTTCGACGAATGGGTTTTATTAAAACATGACTTTCCGTCAAAAATCCGTCGGAAATGTTACGGACGAGTCAAATTCTAACGAATTTCTGACCGGCCATCCATAAgaaattccccttttttttagtagtggggGTAATTCGGATGAACTCTCTTCAACTCTCTAGCTCCGTCGCTGGTTATAAGAGCATGTCATTATgggtaaaatgaaaagttaAAACTAAAAATGTTTAATGTATAACATTTTTaaatagactaaaaagaaaagagtgtggtataaaatagaacatatagAATACAAATAACAAGACAGAAGCAAGGCATTAATTTAGATTTAGTAAAACTTAATTagattgattttttctttttcatttttacctGATGCGGATGGAGCAGTAGTACTTCCTTTTGCACTCTTTGCAAAATCTTGGAAAACCTTAGCATCTGGTGAATTTGGTGCCAAATGCAACAAATCTGCAAAAATAAATCACAACTCCAAATGTCAGAATAAATCTACGTATAATATATTTCGTGCCTTATTTTTCAGGTCACTAATTTTACTTTAATGTGTAGTTATTCGTAATTATCTTTTATgttgatcaacaacaacaacaaaatactcagtgaaatctcacaagtggggtccgGGGAGGGTGACGTGAACGCAGTCATACCCTTACTTTGTGAAGGTAGAAAGGTTGTTTTTGATAGACTATTGACTCAAGTTAAGCATATCAAGAATCAAGTACGTAAAGCAAATACAGGAAGCAacaataatcttcaatgttaaTTGATCGatattgtaaattttttttcttacaataTCAGTGCATAGAAGCTAATTAAACGCTTAAAAAGACATGTGTCATGTACTTACCGAGGCACTTAGATACATTAGCCACATCAGGGGGAGAATGACATAGAGTAGGAAGGCTTAATGCACGAGTAGCATTGATCTTAAGACCAAGGCTAGGATCATCTCTATCTTTCACCAATATACAAAGACATTTTTTGCTTTTGTCTAGCACTTCTTTTAAACCAGTGCAACAATCTGGTGTGGGAGCTTTGGCTTGTCCGCTAGCATAAGGAAGACACGTGGCGAGACCGACGAGTTGATTGGCACATTCTTCTTTATCTTTATCGACATCCGCCCTCGAAAAACCGAGTAATaagatcaagaagaagaagaagaaatgaagtTCAAAAGTCACAAGTTTTTTTGAACTCATTGGAACAATTTTTGAGGGAATAGTTTGGGAGTATGAAAGAAAGATGTATAGACAAATGAATAAGTGATGGGTAAGTTTGCTTTCTATGCTTTTCTTGTGACAATAATTGCCTAGTGTTGTGATGTGTACTGAAAGAATGGGGGCAAATAGGTGTGGTGGGAGATAGAAATAAATAGGTTAGTTTATGGTTTTTGAGGTCTAAAAAGTTTTTCCTGTTATGGACTCTAGAGGCTTCACATGTATGTGCTAATGTTactatttttctattattttattaattaagcTAAAGAAGAGAATATTTCAACATATTCTTGATCAAATCTCATATTTTCacttattttaaatagtttaatttttatatagtGACAATGTAAAGAGTTTTTATGTCGAAGTCATTTAAAAGATTATTACACGTAGTTCATAAAAAGTGGAGTTACCTACTTCCAGAGGCGGACACGTTTAGTTACGGGTTCATCCAACCTAATAGCTTTGGTTCAAACTCTATATTTGTATTAATAAAAGTTCATCGAATATGtacaaatatttattaatttagaactcaGTAATAATAACTAGGACTCAAACCATAattaagcttcaaatcatgACTTTATCTCTACCTGCTCTGATAGGTAAAATCACTCTTaggataaaaaagaaattttaatgtatataagttaaatcgtgtttgaaaatctaataaattaaaaacaatAGCAATCATTTTTGGTGACCTATTGCAATCTGTAAATGGTTTTGTCTACTTAGTTCCTTAATGATTGAAGGAGTGATTACAAACCACTAAATTTgaaaccttttttttcttgatttttagcACTATTGTTTATTAGTGAGAGTACTATCTAGTAGTAGTAGTTATCCTGACATTGTCACTATTTATTAACATGTCACCGACTGCATTAAAATCAATGGTCCCCTTCTTGGAAAATTAATACTAATATTAACACATAAGAAAAGATGTTTTTGGAGTATTAACGCATAAGAAAAAATGTTTTCATCAtccaaaaatttccattttcattatacttttgttttatttacttCTTGAGTAGTTCCTTTTAGATTAATGTCTATAAGGATGGATGAATAAATACACCTTTTTTCCCCTCCCTCGTATCCGATATTCATGTCAAGGTTTCGATTAATTCAGATTAGCATTGATTAGCATTGCATATGGTTCATTAAGGGAGAAAACGTTTTctataggatttttttttcaattttcaaagCTTGCACTCGAAACTTTTGATTACAGAGCTAGGATAGGGATACTATCCATCCACTGCAACCTTTAGTTATGTGTTTCTTTATTGTCAATACAAGCTTATTTGATTATAATTATCAGTAATTTAATGTGGTAGCTTTATACCTGCATATTGTTATGGTtcaaaaattaaggaaaaaaaatgatggcTTGTTTAGAATTTTTACATGTTATCTTTAATTAAAAGTATCaggtttgaattttgaaaattgaaaacttCTATTGAGAGCTCTTTATTCCCTTAATAGGTTTATTTGGTCGCCACAAATTAGGTATAACAAATTCGGATTAAATCGAGCTAGTAAATTTGTTACACCGAATgattaaactaaaaaaaaaaaaaaaatcaacatctTCATTTTATTTGGAGAATAATCGTTTGTGATCTTTTTCAGATTTTCTATTTGTTGGACCAAAAGACAAATTAAATATGtcaaacaaaaattaattaaatatcaaAGTGTACCCCCGTGATGGATGGagattttaaaaagatttatcTTCTTTGCTTTCTAACCCGTGACATGTTGACAGTATGTTTGCTTAAT
Coding sequences within it:
- the LOC132035168 gene encoding non-specific lipid transfer protein GPI-anchored 14 produces the protein MSSKKLVTFELHFFFFFLILLLGFSRADVDKDKEECANQLVGLATCLPYASGQAKAPTPDCCTGLKEVLDKSKKCLCILVKDRDDPSLGLKINATRALSLPTLCHSPPDVANVSKCLDLLHLAPNSPDAKVFQDFAKSAKGSTTAPSASVSGNSNAKPASTAANDKSNGGDRRRWMGFMEIGMGFLVIMVLSYLT